Proteins from a genomic interval of uncultured Campylobacter sp.:
- a CDS encoding epoxyqueuosine reductase QueH, producing MLVHICCSVDSHYFLQRLRADRPYERLVGYFYDPNIHPYSEFLMRFRDVKRSCEKLGIELICGEYEYEAWLEGAKGLENEPEKGKRCAYCFDFRVGNSAKKALELGEKSITTTLLMSPKKDFSQLESALNKAAGEYGLEAFAADYRADGGTNAQFELAKKDKLYHQNYCGCIFGLSKQREAQKLPLSELMSEISGRVMPGGIEERLELYEKVRECEAAGTPFHLSRKYFLNYRLLRAYVKFDKAALPSYFLLYSHFKRENVKFSVSEAAQICDELRDGVTLLNLAKFNELSGEKFASVNELCRRPIAVSRELKIRRELCGEFSQNPIIVLDEIRAGRYEIYAKDELYNDSHEVLVAQI from the coding sequence ATGTTAGTTCACATCTGCTGCTCGGTCGACAGTCACTATTTTTTGCAAAGATTACGCGCCGACCGTCCGTACGAGCGTCTAGTCGGCTATTTCTACGATCCAAACATCCATCCGTACAGCGAGTTTTTGATGAGGTTTCGCGACGTAAAAAGGAGCTGCGAAAAGCTAGGCATCGAGCTCATCTGCGGCGAGTACGAGTACGAGGCGTGGCTAGAGGGTGCAAAAGGGCTTGAAAACGAGCCTGAAAAGGGCAAGCGCTGCGCGTATTGCTTTGATTTTCGCGTGGGAAATTCGGCCAAAAAGGCGCTTGAGCTAGGCGAAAAATCTATCACCACGACGCTGCTGATGAGTCCCAAAAAGGACTTCTCGCAGCTAGAATCCGCGCTAAATAAGGCTGCGGGCGAATACGGCCTTGAAGCCTTTGCCGCGGACTACCGCGCGGACGGCGGCACGAACGCGCAGTTTGAGCTTGCTAAAAAAGATAAACTCTATCACCAAAACTACTGCGGCTGTATTTTTGGGCTTAGCAAGCAGCGCGAGGCGCAAAAACTGCCGCTTAGCGAGCTTATGAGCGAGATTAGCGGGCGCGTGATGCCGGGCGGAATCGAGGAGCGTCTGGAGCTTTACGAAAAGGTGCGAGAGTGCGAGGCTGCGGGCACGCCGTTTCACCTATCGCGCAAGTATTTTCTAAACTACCGCTTGCTGCGCGCCTACGTCAAATTTGACAAAGCCGCCCTGCCGTCGTATTTTTTGCTCTACTCGCATTTTAAGCGCGAGAACGTCAAATTTAGCGTGAGCGAGGCGGCTCAAATTTGCGACGAGCTGCGAGACGGCGTGACGCTATTAAATTTGGCTAAATTTAACGAACTCTCGGGCGAAAAATTCGCTAGCGTAAACGAGCTTTGCCGCCGGCCTATCGCCGTATCTCGCGAGCTGAAAATCCGCCGCGAGCTGTGCGGAGAATTTAGCCAAAATCCCATAATCGTGCTGGATGAAATTCGCGCCGGCAGATACGAGATCTACGCTAAAGACGAGCTTTATAACGATAGCCACGAGGTTTTGGTAGCGCAAATTTGA
- the miaA gene encoding tRNA (adenosine(37)-N6)-dimethylallyltransferase MiaA, translating into MKELAIIGTTASGKTALALKLASEFNGAILSLDSLCVYKFIDIASAKPTADELASVPHFGVNLLMPDEHFDVGMFFEIYKTAREFAQKNGKNLFITGGSGFYLKALLSGLTPKFERVESGLSNAQIYELVSSLDPEFAAKFGANDTYRLQKWFDIYSFLRSSGRGESVSAYLRENTLAPVTSNLAIFELSWDRDELRGRIKERTRAMFEQGLLDEARELFARYPQRPRPLNSVGLKECGEFLRGEIKTQTELEELICTHTAQLAKRQRTFNRSQFENKFSGSVKECEGKIIEFLNG; encoded by the coding sequence ATGAAAGAACTCGCCATCATCGGCACCACCGCTAGCGGAAAAACGGCGCTCGCGCTAAAGCTAGCAAGCGAATTTAACGGAGCGATTTTGAGTCTTGATTCGCTTTGCGTTTATAAATTTATCGATATCGCAAGCGCTAAACCGACTGCGGACGAGCTAGCCTCGGTGCCGCATTTTGGGGTAAATTTGCTGATGCCCGATGAGCATTTTGACGTCGGGATGTTTTTTGAGATTTATAAAACGGCTCGCGAATTTGCGCAAAAAAACGGTAAAAATTTGTTTATAACCGGCGGCAGCGGATTTTATCTAAAGGCCTTGTTGTCGGGTCTCACGCCTAAATTTGAGCGCGTAGAAAGCGGCCTATCAAACGCTCAAATTTACGAGCTCGTTTCAAGCCTGGATCCGGAGTTTGCCGCCAAATTCGGCGCAAACGATACCTACCGCTTGCAAAAGTGGTTTGATATCTACTCGTTTTTGCGCTCTAGCGGGCGCGGCGAGTCCGTGAGCGCGTATCTGCGCGAAAATACCCTAGCTCCCGTTACGTCAAATTTGGCGATTTTCGAGCTTAGTTGGGACAGAGACGAGCTAAGAGGTCGTATCAAAGAGCGCACTAGAGCGATGTTTGAGCAGGGTTTGCTGGATGAGGCGCGGGAGCTGTTTGCGAGGTATCCGCAGCGACCAAGGCCGCTAAATTCGGTCGGTCTAAAAGAGTGCGGCGAGTTTTTGCGAGGCGAGATCAAAACCCAGACCGAGCTGGAGGAGCTCATCTGTACGCATACGGCGCAGCTAGCCAAGCGTCAGCGGACGTTTAATAGATCGCAGTTTGAGAATAAATTTAGCGGTTCGGTCAAAGAGTGTGAAGGGAAAATCATAGAATTTTTAAATGGTTAA
- the mqnP gene encoding menaquinone biosynthesis prenyltransferase MqnP, with product MQKFINILKDINELIVFKHSIFALPFIFTAMITASAQVNGTAWFGWKLLILGVLCAVSARNFAMAFNRYKDEDIDKLNPRTANRPSVDGRIGRTNLQIFIAANAVIFVLVAYLVNELAFWLSFPILAVLGGYSLFKRFSELAHLVLGLSLGLAPIAGAVAVTGEIPLFSVLLCLGVMFWVAGFDLLYSLQDVKFDREHGLFSIPSVYGEKATMFISAIFHATAVIFWLLFAWAGGLGAAAFVGILLCGAILIAEHRIVRRDFSKIDRAFFTLNGYLGILFFVFVWASL from the coding sequence ATGCAAAAATTTATAAATATTTTAAAAGACATTAACGAACTGATCGTCTTTAAGCACTCGATTTTCGCGCTGCCTTTTATATTTACCGCGATGATAACGGCGAGCGCACAGGTAAACGGCACGGCTTGGTTTGGCTGGAAGTTACTTATTTTGGGCGTTCTTTGCGCAGTTTCGGCGCGAAATTTCGCGATGGCCTTTAACCGCTACAAGGACGAAGACATCGACAAACTAAACCCGCGCACGGCAAATCGCCCAAGCGTGGACGGGCGTATCGGCAGGACGAATTTACAAATTTTTATCGCGGCAAACGCCGTTATCTTCGTGCTAGTTGCTTATCTCGTAAACGAGCTTGCGTTTTGGCTGAGCTTTCCGATCCTAGCCGTGCTTGGCGGATATTCGCTTTTTAAGCGTTTTAGCGAGCTAGCACACCTAGTCCTTGGCCTCTCGCTGGGTCTCGCGCCCATCGCCGGAGCCGTCGCGGTTACGGGCGAGATACCGCTTTTTAGCGTACTGCTCTGCCTTGGTGTGATGTTTTGGGTGGCGGGATTTGACCTGCTTTATTCGCTTCAAGACGTCAAATTTGACCGCGAGCACGGGCTTTTTAGCATACCTAGCGTTTACGGCGAAAAGGCTACGATGTTTATCTCGGCGATCTTTCACGCCACGGCCGTGATCTTTTGGCTGCTTTTTGCGTGGGCGGGAGGGCTTGGCGCGGCGGCCTTTGTCGGGATTTTGCTTTGCGGCGCGATTTTAATAGCCGAGCACCGCATCGTTAGGCGAGATTTTAGTAAGATCGACCGCGCATTTTTCACGCTAAACGGCTATCTGGGCATACTTTTTTTTGTTTTCGTTTGGGCTAGCTTATGA
- the moaA gene encoding GTP 3',8-cyclase MoaA, whose translation MLIDGHGRTVDYLRISVTQRCNFRCKYCMPKTPFSWEPKENLLSFEELFLFVKVCLDEGVKKIRITGGEPLLRKDLDKFIAMISEHSPDVDLAITTNGFMLKHYAKALKNAGLKRINMSLDSLKTEKAKFLAQKSVLHEVLAGLDAALEVGLKVKLNTVALRGVNDDEIVSLLEFARSMGCQIRFIEYMENIHATDELKGMKSAEILDVIAKKYRFEAAEKVPTGPASIYRLEDGYTFGVIDPHKHDFCESCNRIRLTAEGHLIPCLYFEDAMSIKDAVRKGDIAGASEILRQVLQNKPKENKWAIGAQNETSSRAFYQTGG comes from the coding sequence ATGTTAATAGACGGGCACGGAAGAACTGTTGATTATCTGCGTATTTCTGTCACGCAAAGATGTAACTTTAGATGCAAATACTGCATGCCTAAAACTCCGTTTAGCTGGGAGCCGAAGGAAAATTTACTGAGCTTTGAGGAGTTGTTTTTATTTGTCAAAGTCTGCCTAGACGAAGGCGTAAAAAAGATCCGAATCACGGGCGGCGAACCTCTACTACGTAAGGACTTGGACAAATTTATCGCGATGATAAGCGAGCATAGCCCGGACGTCGATCTAGCCATCACGACAAACGGCTTTATGCTAAAACACTACGCAAAAGCCCTCAAAAACGCGGGTTTAAAGCGCATAAATATGTCGCTTGATAGCTTAAAAACCGAAAAGGCTAAATTTCTCGCGCAAAAAAGCGTCCTGCATGAGGTTTTAGCAGGCCTTGACGCGGCGCTTGAAGTCGGGCTAAAAGTCAAGCTAAACACCGTCGCGCTAAGAGGCGTAAACGACGACGAGATCGTCTCCTTACTAGAGTTTGCGCGATCTATGGGTTGTCAAATTCGCTTTATCGAATACATGGAAAATATCCACGCGACGGACGAGCTAAAAGGCATGAAATCGGCTGAAATTTTAGATGTTATCGCGAAAAAATATCGCTTTGAAGCAGCCGAAAAAGTCCCGACGGGCCCTGCTAGCATCTACAGGCTAGAGGACGGCTATACCTTCGGCGTCATCGACCCGCACAAACACGACTTTTGCGAGAGTTGTAACCGCATACGCCTCACGGCCGAGGGGCATCTCATCCCGTGCCTATACTTCGAGGATGCGATGAGCATAAAAGACGCCGTAAGAAAGGGCGATATCGCGGGCGCTAGCGAGATCTTGCGCCAAGTACTGCAAAACAAACCCAAAGAAAACAAATGGGCTATCGGCGCTCAAAACGAGACCTCAAGCCGCGCCTTTTACCAAACGGGTGGCTGA
- a CDS encoding 7-carboxy-7-deazaguanine synthase QueE, with translation MSLNLVESFLSIQGEGASSGRLAIFLRFAGCNLNCAGFGVRAVSPKTGETLVGCDTIRAVFTGHFSYQKISRADELIKITQSLSTNLRQKPIIVITGGEPLLHHKNQILLDFLDFATGEGYEAHFETNGTIEVDFARFEIYKKCRFAVSVKLENSGESEARRINASALKAIKQNAAGSFYKFVLDKKGAEDGSAIAQISRILGICDAEVFCMPQGYDKISLEQNALSVAQFAIKHGFNYSDRLHIRLWGAKEGV, from the coding sequence TTGAGTTTAAACCTAGTCGAGAGTTTTTTAAGTATCCAAGGCGAAGGCGCAAGTAGCGGCCGTCTGGCGATTTTCTTGCGTTTTGCGGGCTGCAATCTAAACTGCGCGGGCTTTGGAGTGCGCGCCGTCTCGCCCAAAACCGGCGAAACGCTAGTTGGCTGCGACACGATCCGCGCGGTTTTTACGGGGCATTTTTCGTATCAAAAAATCTCGCGCGCTGACGAACTCATAAAAATAACGCAAAGCTTGAGCACAAATTTACGCCAAAAGCCAATCATCGTCATCACCGGCGGCGAGCCGCTACTACATCACAAAAATCAAATTTTGCTAGATTTTTTAGACTTTGCGACCGGCGAGGGCTACGAGGCGCATTTTGAAACGAACGGCACGATCGAGGTGGATTTCGCTAGATTTGAGATTTATAAAAAATGCCGCTTTGCCGTTAGCGTCAAGCTTGAAAATAGCGGCGAAAGCGAGGCTAGGCGTATCAACGCTAGCGCTCTAAAAGCCATAAAACAAAACGCCGCGGGCAGTTTTTATAAATTCGTCCTTGATAAAAAAGGCGCGGAAGACGGCTCGGCGATAGCGCAAATTTCGCGCATTTTAGGCATTTGCGACGCGGAAGTCTTTTGTATGCCGCAAGGTTATGATAAAATAAGCCTTGAGCAAAACGCCCTATCCGTCGCGCAGTTTGCGATCAAGCACGGTTTTAACTACTCCGATCGCCTGCACATCAGGCTTTGGGGCGCAAAAGAAGGGGTTTAA
- a CDS encoding 6-carboxytetrahydropterin synthase yields MIIRKMFKFENAHIVRFCSSKRCKTSIHGHSYRAEILLESNFLDNAGMVYDFGLMKREIGCIIDSFDHCTTIFSGDEAEYKNDLKKHSARWIEIPLNPSAEQFCRIFFVMIDRLLKATQMQNGEREVKLHSVIVHETDTGYAQCFREDAYNAKMGEVNLNEVVFSEGVRAEWEDAELFEKIKLGKKIVNPKEV; encoded by the coding sequence ATGATAATAAGAAAAATGTTTAAATTTGAAAACGCTCATATCGTTAGATTTTGTAGCTCGAAACGCTGCAAAACGAGCATCCACGGGCATTCTTACAGGGCTGAAATTTTACTGGAGTCAAATTTTCTCGATAATGCGGGGATGGTGTATGATTTTGGCTTGATGAAGCGCGAAATCGGCTGCATCATAGATAGCTTTGATCACTGCACGACGATATTTAGCGGCGACGAAGCCGAGTACAAAAACGACCTCAAAAAGCACTCCGCGCGCTGGATAGAGATCCCGCTAAACCCCTCCGCAGAGCAGTTTTGCAGGATATTTTTCGTGATGATAGATAGGCTTTTAAAAGCCACTCAGATGCAAAACGGCGAGCGCGAAGTGAAGCTTCACAGCGTCATCGTCCACGAGACCGATACAGGCTATGCGCAGTGCTTCAGAGAGGATGCGTATAACGCTAAAATGGGCGAGGTAAATTTAAACGAGGTCGTATTTTCCGAGGGCGTGAGAGCCGAGTGGGAGGACGCCGAGCTGTTTGAGAAAATCAAGCTAGGCAAAAAAATAGTAAATCCAAAGGAGGTCTAG
- a CDS encoding 16S rRNA (uracil(1498)-N(3))-methyltransferase: protein MKFLYSKEAKNEQIRLDEEAFLHLKARRAKVGERIDVRNLTDGRNHIYEIVNLDKRGAELNLIFSHDVEARNSDLTLAWAVVDPKTIEKTLPSLNEMGVAKIVFFYGEFSQKNFKLDFSRLERILISSCEQCGRNDLMKFEIYKSLDELVKFYPNVALIDFEGENLDGYAGKEILAIGPEGGFSGSEREAVAKKYGLRAKNILRSQTAILGIAAKILI from the coding sequence ATGAAATTTTTATATTCAAAAGAGGCAAAAAACGAGCAAATAAGGCTTGATGAAGAGGCGTTTTTGCACCTAAAGGCGCGGCGCGCTAAGGTAGGCGAGCGCATCGACGTGCGAAATTTGACAGACGGACGAAACCACATCTATGAAATCGTAAATTTAGACAAAAGGGGTGCGGAGCTAAATTTGATATTTTCGCACGACGTGGAAGCGCGAAATAGCGATCTAACGCTAGCCTGGGCCGTCGTCGATCCAAAAACGATCGAAAAAACGCTACCTAGCCTAAACGAAATGGGCGTAGCTAAAATCGTCTTTTTTTACGGCGAATTTTCGCAAAAAAACTTTAAGCTCGATTTTTCGCGGCTAGAGCGCATTTTGATAAGCTCGTGCGAACAGTGCGGACGAAACGACTTGATGAAATTTGAAATTTATAAAAGCCTAGACGAGCTAGTCAAATTTTACCCTAACGTCGCTCTTATCGACTTTGAAGGAGAAAACCTAGATGGCTACGCGGGCAAGGAAATTTTAGCGATTGGGCCTGAGGGTGGATTTAGCGGAAGCGAGCGAGAGGCGGTCGCGAAGAAATACGGACTGAGAGCAAAAAATATTTTGCGCTCGCAAACGGCGATTTTAGGCATAGCGGCTAAAATTTTAATTTAA
- the rpmE gene encoding 50S ribosomal protein L31 yields the protein MKKEIHPEFVECKVTCACGNTFTTKSNKSEIRVDICSECHPFFTGSEKIVDSAGRVDKFKKKYNLK from the coding sequence ATGAAAAAAGAAATTCATCCGGAATTTGTTGAGTGCAAAGTAACTTGCGCTTGCGGCAACACCTTCACTACGAAGTCAAACAAAAGTGAGATCAGAGTGGATATCTGCTCAGAGTGCCATCCGTTTTTTACGGGCAGCGAAAAGATCGTAGATAGCGCAGGCCGCGTCGATAAATTTAAGAAAAAATATAACTTAAAATAG
- the rsmI gene encoding 16S rRNA (cytidine(1402)-2'-O)-methyltransferase produces MLYFIPTPIGNLSDISFRALSVLRECEILFCEDTRVAKYLINLLNTRFDANINIQNFIPLHTHNEDEILSKVELEIFDKNVAFLSDAGMPGISDPGAALVNFAIKNDIVYEVLSGSNAALLAVVASGLCEKEFCFLGFLPNNGKERAAAVQNALNSPFPAVIYESPKRILSLILDFAKLEPDREIFAIKEATKKFETKFRAAASNLAKKLQEANLSGEWCVVVQKNPNFTSEKITQNDILELEISPKAKAKLLAKITGKSAKEIYSELAR; encoded by the coding sequence TTGCTATATTTTATTCCTACTCCGATAGGAAATTTAAGCGATATCTCGTTTCGCGCTTTGAGCGTTTTGCGCGAATGCGAGATACTCTTTTGCGAAGATACCAGAGTCGCAAAATATCTCATAAACCTGCTAAATACGCGTTTTGACGCAAATATAAACATCCAAAATTTTATCCCGCTACACACGCATAACGAAGATGAAATTTTATCCAAAGTCGAGCTTGAAATTTTTGATAAAAACGTCGCGTTTTTAAGCGATGCGGGAATGCCGGGCATCAGCGATCCGGGAGCCGCGCTCGTAAATTTCGCGATAAAAAATGACATCGTATACGAAGTGCTAAGCGGATCAAACGCCGCGCTCTTAGCCGTCGTCGCAAGCGGTCTTTGCGAAAAAGAATTTTGCTTTTTAGGATTTTTGCCAAACAACGGCAAAGAACGAGCCGCAGCGGTGCAAAATGCGCTAAATTCGCCGTTTCCCGCAGTCATCTACGAAAGCCCAAAACGTATACTTTCGCTTATTTTAGACTTTGCCAAACTTGAGCCGGATAGAGAAATTTTTGCCATAAAAGAGGCGACGAAGAAATTTGAAACAAAATTTAGGGCCGCGGCAAGCAATCTGGCAAAAAAGCTACAAGAGGCGAATTTAAGCGGTGAGTGGTGCGTCGTAGTGCAAAAAAATCCAAATTTTACCTCAGAAAAAATCACTCAAAACGATATTTTAGAACTTGAAATTTCGCCTAAAGCCAAGGCCAAACTCCTAGCAAAAATTACGGGCAAAAGCGCTAAAGAAATTTACTCCGAACTTGCTCGCTAA
- the rlmB gene encoding 23S rRNA (guanosine(2251)-2'-O)-methyltransferase RlmB — translation MIIYGKQLFLHIIKNYKKNVKTVYLAKECDKTLFSQIVGIGAPIKRVDNQKAQALARGGNHQGFLAEVEEFEFKSIDEIKKQNFIAVLYGLSDVGNIGAIVRTAHALGCGGIVVVAKNLAMEGILRASSAAAYEANIALVEDGLSLLNELKQVGFKIYATASGGKNAHEVKFGQKVALVMGSEGEGLHKKVLAKSDEIIGIKMKNDWDSLNVSAAFAILCDRMINE, via the coding sequence ATGATAATATACGGTAAACAGCTATTTTTGCACATCATAAAAAACTATAAAAAAAACGTCAAAACGGTCTATCTCGCCAAAGAGTGCGACAAGACGCTATTTTCGCAGATCGTAGGCATCGGCGCGCCGATAAAACGCGTAGATAACCAAAAAGCTCAAGCTCTCGCGCGCGGCGGCAATCACCAAGGTTTTTTAGCCGAGGTCGAAGAGTTTGAGTTTAAGAGTATCGACGAGATAAAAAAACAAAATTTTATAGCGGTTTTATACGGACTTAGCGACGTCGGAAACATCGGCGCCATCGTCAGAACGGCGCATGCACTCGGCTGCGGAGGCATCGTCGTCGTCGCTAAAAATTTAGCGATGGAAGGCATCCTGCGAGCTAGTAGCGCAGCGGCTTACGAGGCAAACATCGCTCTTGTAGAAGACGGCCTTAGCTTGCTAAACGAGCTAAAACAAGTTGGATTTAAAATTTACGCCACGGCAAGCGGCGGTAAAAACGCCCACGAGGTCAAATTTGGCCAGAAAGTCGCGCTCGTGATGGGTAGCGAGGGCGAAGGTTTGCACAAAAAAGTCCTTGCCAAAAGCGACGAAATAATAGGAATAAAAATGAAAAACGACTGGGACAGCCTAAACGTCTCGGCTGCGTTTGCTATACTTTGCGATAGGATGATAAATGAATGA
- a CDS encoding phosphatidylglycerophosphate synthase yields the protein MNDISLLKELGLSEVARRTHIEAEYLGYIADKNYEKLARFNVKGFVKILERELDIDFTQWMSEYDAFMAEHESELKHKTITISPKIPAYTASEKSSYGGMLGGIVTICAIGALVYFFEPQKYIGDLSSLFEDKNKSVTYSDATTVRQAAKNLDAIKEANITVSASSSVKAQDELSNSEENVSNLAMPNAGQPLPEINVTVATVAQPKPIEQNTGQNLQPTEMSNKTEQNITATVSSTPKTGDIYELNGLSEIKIIPRKKVWLGVINLDDNKKRSLNASNPVAIEIGKKQLVVTGHGEVNLEIGEQNIKFSGDNPKRFLVEKDKVTPLSFDEFVALNKGKSW from the coding sequence ATGAATGACATAAGTTTGTTAAAAGAACTGGGGCTTAGCGAAGTCGCTAGAAGAACTCATATCGAAGCCGAATACCTAGGCTACATCGCCGATAAAAATTATGAGAAATTAGCGCGTTTTAACGTTAAAGGCTTCGTTAAAATTCTAGAGCGCGAGCTAGATATAGACTTTACGCAATGGATGAGCGAGTATGATGCTTTTATGGCCGAGCACGAGAGCGAGTTAAAGCACAAAACCATAACCATATCGCCTAAAATTCCGGCCTATACCGCAAGCGAAAAATCCTCTTACGGCGGTATGCTAGGCGGTATCGTTACCATTTGCGCGATAGGTGCTTTAGTATATTTTTTCGAACCTCAAAAATATATCGGCGATCTCTCAAGCCTCTTTGAAGACAAGAATAAAAGCGTGACCTACTCCGATGCGACGACCGTGCGACAAGCCGCCAAAAACCTAGATGCCATTAAAGAAGCAAATATCACAGTTAGTGCATCCTCCTCTGTAAAAGCGCAAGACGAGCTTAGCAATAGCGAAGAAAACGTCTCAAATTTAGCTATGCCTAATGCCGGCCAACCTCTACCCGAGATAAACGTAACCGTCGCGACGGTCGCGCAGCCAAAGCCTATAGAGCAAAATACAGGTCAAAATTTGCAACCTACCGAGATGTCAAATAAAACCGAGCAAAATATAACCGCTACCGTTTCATCTACGCCTAAAACCGGCGATATATACGAACTAAACGGGCTTAGCGAGATAAAAATCATCCCTCGTAAAAAAGTATGGCTTGGGGTGATAAACCTAGACGACAATAAAAAACGCTCGCTAAACGCTTCAAATCCGGTCGCTATCGAGATAGGTAAAAAGCAGCTCGTCGTTACCGGACACGGCGAGGTAAATTTAGAAATCGGCGAGCAAAATATCAAATTTAGCGGCGATAATCCAAAGCGCTTTTTAGTAGAGAAAGATAAAGTAACTCCGCTTTCATTTGATGAATTCGTAGCGCTTAACAAAGGCAAATCGTGGTAA
- a CDS encoding LL-diaminopimelate aminotransferase, with the protein MFDEIRFNTIERLPNYVFAEVNAIKMAARRAGEDIIDFSMGNPEGRTPQHIVDKLCESAQKDKTHGYSASAGIYKLRLAICNWYKRKYGVNLDPDTEAVAVMGSKEGFVHLAQAIVNPGDVAVVPDPAYPIHTQAFLFAGGSVAKMPLKYNDKFELDENKFFEDLLHTIHSSSPRPKYVVVNFPHNPTTVTVQKSFYERLVAMSKQERFYVISDIAYADLTFDGYKTPSIFEVEGAKDVAVECYTLSKSYNMAGWRVGFLCGNKRLCAALKKIKSWVDYGMFTPIQVSATVALDGDQSCVEDIRQIYEKRRDVMLEAFASAGWEMHKPSASMFIWAKIPPQVGNIGSLEFSKQLLTKASVAVSPGIGFGEGGNDYVRLALIENENRIRQAARNVKKYLKEFA; encoded by the coding sequence ATGTTTGACGAGATTAGATTTAATACGATTGAAAGGCTTCCAAACTACGTATTTGCCGAGGTAAACGCCATAAAAATGGCCGCGCGCCGAGCGGGCGAAGATATCATCGACTTTTCAATGGGAAACCCCGAAGGCCGCACTCCTCAGCACATCGTCGATAAGCTCTGCGAAAGCGCGCAAAAAGACAAGACTCACGGCTACTCGGCAAGTGCCGGTATCTACAAACTCCGTCTAGCTATCTGCAACTGGTACAAGCGCAAATATGGCGTAAATTTAGACCCCGATACCGAGGCCGTCGCCGTTATGGGCAGCAAAGAGGGCTTCGTGCATCTAGCTCAAGCGATAGTAAATCCGGGCGACGTAGCCGTTGTGCCAGATCCTGCGTATCCTATCCATACGCAGGCGTTTTTGTTTGCGGGCGGTAGCGTAGCGAAAATGCCGCTAAAATACAATGATAAATTCGAGCTTGACGAAAATAAATTTTTTGAAGATCTACTTCACACGATCCACTCAAGCTCGCCGAGGCCTAAATACGTCGTCGTAAATTTCCCGCACAACCCAACTACTGTAACCGTGCAAAAGAGCTTCTACGAGCGGCTAGTGGCGATGAGTAAACAAGAGCGCTTTTACGTGATCTCTGACATCGCCTACGCAGACCTTACTTTTGACGGTTACAAGACGCCTAGCATCTTTGAGGTAGAAGGCGCAAAAGATGTCGCAGTCGAGTGCTATACGCTATCAAAAAGCTACAATATGGCGGGCTGGCGCGTAGGATTTTTATGCGGAAACAAACGCCTTTGCGCCGCTCTAAAAAAGATAAAATCATGGGTTGATTACGGTATGTTTACCCCGATACAAGTCTCCGCAACCGTCGCGCTAGACGGCGATCAAAGCTGCGTCGAAGATATCCGTCAAATTTACGAAAAACGCCGCGACGTGATGCTAGAAGCTTTTGCAAGCGCGGGCTGGGAAATGCATAAGCCAAGCGCCAGTATGTTTATCTGGGCGAAAATCCCGCCGCAAGTCGGAAACATCGGCAGCCTCGAGTTTTCCAAACAGCTGCTTACTAAAGCAAGCGTCGCGGTGAGCCCGGGTATCGGCTTTGGCGAGGGCGGTAACGACTACGTGCGCCTTGCTCTTATAGAGAACGAAAACCGTATCCGCCAAGCGGCGAGAAACGTCAAAAAATATCTGAAAGAATTTGCATGA